The nucleotide sequence CACGTCGAAGCGACCAGCGACCTGGAGGAACGCCAGCTGATGATCGACCGGCTCCAGTGGGACGAGAATGACTGGCCGGTCGTCGCCTGTGACGGCACCCCGAGCAGCCAGAGCCCGATGCCGGCGAGCGGCGAATACCCGTGTGGCGTTGGCGGGGGCAACAGCGGTGGTTCCGACAGTGGCGACGACGGTACCGGCGGTGGCTCCGACAGCACCGACGGCCCGGACAGCGGTGCCATCGACGAGGGAACCTACCGAATCACGAACGTTAACAGCGGCAAGCTGCTGGAAGTCGCCGTCGCCGGGACAGCCGACGGGGCCAACGTTCGCCAGTACGGCGACACCGGCCATCCCTGTCAGGACTGGGAGGTAACCCAAAACGGGGATGGCACGTATCGGATTACGAACGCACACAGCGGCAAGCTCCTGGAGGTCGCGAATGCCGACACTGCCGACGGCGCGAACGTCCGCCAGTACGGAGACACCGGTCACCCCTGTCAGGACTGGAATCCTATCGACAACGGCGACGGCACGTACCGTCTGGAAAATGCGAACAGCGGCTCGGTGGCAGACGTCGAGAACGCATCAAGCGAGGACGGGGCAAACGTCCTGCAGTGGCCCTGGCACGGCGGCGACAATCAGCGGTGGCGATTCAACTCGATCTGAGGCCGCGATCCACGCTACGGACGATCCGCGGGGACTCCAGCTGAACGTCCCAGCCGCCACGAGCGGGGATTTTTGTCCGTCGGCCCCGGACGAACAGCCGTGCACGAGTACGAACGCAAACAGCTTCTCGAACGTGTCGAGCGCGAGGGCGCGACCGTGGGCGCGACGATCCCCGACACGATCGAGATCGACGGCGAATCCCTCGATCTTTCGGCGTTCGTCTTCGAAACCAGACGCCAGGAGACCATCCCGGCCGACCACCGCGAGCGGGTCGAGGCTGTCAAGACCAAACTCCGGCAGGAGCGGAATCGACGGATCGAGCGGCTCGAATCGGGTGACCTGAGTTACGAACAGGGCGAGG is from Halorhabdus sp. BNX81 and encodes:
- a CDS encoding DUF5788 family protein gives rise to the protein MHEYERKQLLERVEREGATVGATIPDTIEIDGESLDLSAFVFETRRQETIPADHRERVEAVKTKLRQERNRRIERLESGDLSYEQGEDLADSIVGIDRALEALESLESEDIEAEKQAARTADRKRWMRFIQQALGKDGESGDRRARGGP